A window of the Polypterus senegalus isolate Bchr_013 chromosome 4, ASM1683550v1, whole genome shotgun sequence genome harbors these coding sequences:
- the tnip2 gene encoding TNFAIP3-interacting protein 2 has translation MSAAQSSLGGAEEQDDTDKLRLENEKLHSKVQSYATLATFYHEARRELAAMAHQSRLKDNVIGELKARLARHESTAVHLGAHDEPPLLFGPSQSLLEGLCKEISRLKQQLKDNERQAEQLVETLKRELQTLQKQVDEKEHEIQKMIRRPQHEKDLQISELQKMLLEKDRVQATREVLCHSLTEEKEQLRTQLAATVQVCQQLAHKLEGKNRTYCAPREDDVEPCKKLPSSEMCDSRQLQMAVQRLQDENDALKQKLAYVESLNAKWQKYDLSREEYVKGLCQKLKEVGSQKGFVPAAPSGDIMQQEILRLNRLLEEKMKECGRYSRELEDTRKVDGERIQILEQQALVYADDFNSERLDRERAQSQIHDLKEEIVRLQSQLRRQDSRDRSSPCRAHPGGRSPAQLEADTMEPLLGSSPEWTGSGRSPTRSPTTQELSTASRRSRAEHQALQCPRCLATYSDERAAEFLKHCTECAEV, from the exons ATGTCCGCCGCGCAGAGCAGCCTCGGGGGCGCAGAGGAGCAGGACGACACGGACAAGCTCAGGCTGGAAAATGAGAAACTTCACAGCAAAGTGCAGAGCTACGCGACGCTGGCCACCTTCTACCACGAAGCCCGGCGCGAGCTGGCCGCGATGGCCCATCAGAGCCGCCTGAAAGACAACGTGATCGGCGAGCTGAAGGCGCGGCTGGCCCGGCACGAGAGCACCGCCGTCCACCTGGGCGCGCACGACGAGCCGCCGCTGCTGTTCGGCCCCTCGCAGAGTCTGCTGGAGGGGCTGTGCAAGGAGATCAGCAGGCTGAAGCAGCAGCTCAAGGACAACGAGAGGCAGGCGGAGCAGCTCGTCGAGACCCTGAAGCGG GAGCTGCAGACCCTGCAAAAGCAAGTCGACGAGAAGGAGCACGAGATCCAGAAGATGATCAGAAGACCCCAGCATGAGAAGGATCTGCAGATCAGCGAGCTGCAGAAGATGCTCCTGGAGAAGGATCGCGTCCAGGCCACCCGCGAGGTGCTCTGCCATTCCCTCACAGAGGAGAAGGAGCAGCTAAGGACTCAGCTGGCAGCCACCGTGCAAGTGTGCCAACAGCTCGCCCACAAGCTGGAGGGGAAGAACCGGACTTACTGCGCGCCGCGAGAGGATGACGTGGAGCCGTGCAAGAAG CTTCCCAGCTCCGAGATGTGCGACTCCCGACAGCTGCAGATGGCGGTCCAGCGACTGCAGGACGAGAACGACGCCTTGAAACAGAAGCTGGCTTAC GTGGAAAGTTTAAATGCCAAGTGGCAGAAGTACGACTTGAGCCGGGAGGAGTACGTGAAGGGACTGTGCcagaaactgaaagaagtgggCTCACAGAAGGGCTTTGTGCCAGCGGCGCCCAGCGGTGACATCATGCAGCAGGAGATCCTGCGGCTCAACCGGCTCCTCGAGGAGAAGATGAAGGAGTGCGGCCGCTACAGCCGAGAGCTGGAGGACACGCGCAAGGTCGACGGGGAGCGCATCCAAATCCTTGAGCAGCAG gctCTCGTTTACGCCGACGACTTCAATTCCGAACGACTGGACAGAGAGAGGGCCCAGAGCCAAATCCACGACCTGAAAGAAGAGATCGTCCGTCTGCAGTCGCAGCTCCGGAGGCAG GACTCACGGGATCGAAGTTCACCATGCCGCGCTCACCCCGGGGGCAGGAGCCCCGCACAGTTAGAAGCCGACACCATGGAGCCTCTGCTGGGCAGCAGTCCGGAGTGGACGGGAAGTGGCAGGTCCCCCACGAGGTCCCCCACGACGCAGGAGCTGTCCACGGCCAGCCGGCGGTCCCGAGCAGAGCACCAGGCCCTGCAGTGTCCCCGTTGCCTGGCCACCTACTCCGACGAGCGGGCGGCAGAGTTTCTCAAGCATTGTACGGAGTGTGCGGAGGTGTGA